From Vitis vinifera cultivar Pinot Noir 40024 chromosome 14, ASM3070453v1, a single genomic window includes:
- the LOC100244967 gene encoding histone deacetylase 19, which produces MDTGGNSLPSGADGVKRKVSYFYDPEVGNYYYGQGHPMKPHRIRMTHALLAHYGLLQHMQVLKPCPARDRDLCRFHADDYVSFLRGITPETQQDQLRQLKRFNVGEDCPVFDGLYSFCQTYAGGSVGGAVKLNHGFCDIAINWAGGLHHAKKCEASGFCYVNDIVLAILELLKQHERVLYVDIDIHHGDGVEEAFYTTDRVMTVSFHKFGDYFPGTGDIRDIGFGKGKYYSLNVPLDDGIDDESYHCLFKPIIGKVMEIFRPGAVVLQCGADSLSGDRLGCFNLSIKGHAECVRFMRSFNVPLLLLGGGGYTIRNVARCWCYETGVALGIEVDDKMPQHEYYEYFGPDYTLHVAPSNMENKNSHQLLDEIRAKLLDNLSTLRHAPSVQFQERPPDTELPEADEDHDDGDERWDPDSDMEIDDERKSLPGRVKREIVEPESKDLEDKKGVAEHSRGFDTTAEETACSKASDVCPMPIDEPSVKVEQESLNKPFDQPAPTFPKS; this is translated from the exons ATGGATACGGGAGGCAATTCCCTTCCATCTGGAGCTGATGGGGTGAAGAGAAAAGTGTCATATTTCTATGATCCAGAGGTTGGAAATTACTACTATGGGCAGGGCCACCCCATGAAGCCACATAGGATTAGAATGACACATGCTCTTCTAGCCCACTATGGATTGCTTCAGCATATGCAGGTTCTGAAGCCCTGTCCTGCCAGAGATAGAGATCTTTGCCGGTTTCATGCGGATGATTATGTCTCTTTTCTGAGGGGTATCACCCCTGAAACACAACAGGATCAGCTGAGGCAACTAAAGCGTTTCAATGTTGGTGAAGACTGCCCTGTATTTGATGGTCTCTACTCTTTCTGTCAAACTTATGCTGGTGGGTCAGTTGGTGGTGCGGTCAAGCTAAATCATGGTTTCTGTGATATTGCTATCAACTGGGCTGGTGGGCTGCATCATGCTAAGAAGTGTGAGGCTTCTGGATTTTGCTATGTGAATGACATTGTCCTGGCAATCTTGGAGCTTCTTAAACAGCATGAG CGTGTTTTATACGTGGATATCGATATCCACCATGGAGATGGTGTGGAGGAGGCTTTCTACACAACTGACAGGGTCATGACTGTTTCATTTCACAAATTTGGTGATTATTTTCCTGGTACAGGGGATATACGTGATATTGGATTTGGGAAAGGGAAATATTACTCCCTTAATGTTCCATTAGATGATGGGATTGACGACGAGAGCTACCATTGCTTGTTCAAACCGATAATTGGAAAAGTGATGGAAATTTTTAGACCTGGTGCTGTGGTTCTCCAGTGTGGTGCTGACTCCTTATCTGGGGACAGGTTAGGATGCTTCAATCTTTCAATCAAAGGTCATGCAGAGTGTGTTCGGTTTATGAGATCATTCAATGTGCCACTATTGCTGCTGGGTGGTGGTGGTTACACCATCAGGAATGTTGCTCGTTGCTGGTGCTATGAG ACGGGAGTTGCGCTTGGAATAGAAGTTGATGACAAGATGCCACAGCATGAGTACTACGAGTATTTTGGTCCGGACTATACTCTTCATGTTGCCCCGAGTaacatggaaaataaaaattcacacCAGTTACTGGATGAAATAAGGGCTAAGCTTCTCGACAATCTATCAACACTTAGACATGCACCTAGTGTCCAATTTCAGGAAAGACCCCCTGATACAGAGCTCCCTGAG GCTGATGAAGACCACGACGATGGAGATGAGAGATGGGATCCAGATTCTGACATGGAAATTGATGATGAGCG TAAGTCTCTACCAGGCAGAGTAAAGAGAGAAATTGTCGAACCAGAGAGTAAAGATTTG GAGGACAAGAAAGGAGTTGCTGAGCACTCAAGAGGCTTTGATACAACTGCGGAGGAGACTGCATGCTCAAAG GCTTCAGATGTGTGCCCTATGCCAATAGATGAACCAAGTGTGAAAGTTGAACAAGAGAGCTTGAACAAGCCATTTGATCAGCCTGCCCCGACGTTCCCGAAGTCATGA
- the LOC104881593 gene encoding uncharacterized protein LOC104881593: MRRFSKVIGELGLRDSPLIRGPFTWIGGLNSQAASRLDRFLISNQWEDHFSAITQSALPRMVSNHSPIVLEAEGFSSGKSPFRFENMWLKIDGFKDLVRSWWNGYSIEGYSSHCIAKKLKALKKDLKIWNKEVVGNVSSNRAEAFAHLQCWEAKEKENPLNPRDMEAKNLALKDYKIWALMEETSWKQKSREIWLREGDKNIKYFHKMANARARKNFLSKIRVNGVTLSSIEDIKDSVCKTYLSFHLISRSWEKEWPTAWKLCSLRKKSLQPLAAAVGTKPQAQTASQWHSGCFVGTLLNQKFWVSSGSFSSMEPSREA, from the coding sequence ATGAGGAGATTTTCAAAGGTGATAGGGGAGCTGGGGCTAAGGGATTCTCCACTAATTAGAGGTCCCTTCACTTGGATAGGGGGTTTGAACTCTCAAGCTGCCTCTAGATTAGACCGTTTCTTGATTTCGAATCAATGGGAGGACCATTTTTCAGCCATCACACAATCAGCTCTACCTCGTATGGTCTCCAATCACAGCCCCATAGTCCTAGAAGCTGAAGGTTTCTCTTCAGGAAAAAGCCCCTTccgttttgaaaatatgtggctgaaaatAGATGGATTCAAAGACCTAGTAAGAAGCTGGTGGAATGGGTATTCTATAGAAGGCTATAGCAGTCACTGCATTGCTAAGAAACTCAAAGCGCTTAAGAAGGACCTGAAAATATGGAACAAGGAGGTGGTAGGCAACGTCTCTTCCAATAGAGCAGAGGCCTTCGCTCACCTGCAGTGTTGGGAAGCCAAGGAGAAGGAGAACCCTCTTAATCCTAGAGATATGGAGGCTAAAAATTTGGCTCTTAAGGACTATAAGATATGGGCCCTTATGGAAGAAACTTCTTGGAAGCAGAAGTCAAGAGAAATTTGGTTAAGAGAAGGcgacaaaaatatcaaatatttccacaaaatggccaatgctAGGGCAAGGAAGAACTTCTTGTCTAAAATTAGAGTGAATGGGGTGACTCTCTCTTCCATTGAAGATATAAAAGATAGTGTTTGTAAAACCTACCTGTCCTTCCATTTAATTTCAAGGAGCTGGGAGAAGGAGTGGCCAACAGCCTGGAAGTTATGTTCTCTGAGGAAGAAATCTTTGCAGCCCTTAGCAGCTGCTGTGGGGACAAAGCCCCAGGCCCAGACGGCTTCACAATGGCATTCTGGTTGTTTTGTTGGGACGTTGTTAAACCAGAAATTTTGGGTCTCTTCAGGGAGTTTTAGCTCCATGGAACCTTCCAGAGAAGCTTAA
- the LOC104881594 gene encoding uncharacterized protein LOC104881594, whose product MGEVISDSQQAFVQGRQILDAVLIANETLDSRLKDNKSGLLLKMDIEKAFDHVNWDFLMEVMFKMGFGHRWINWMRWCCSTATFSILINGRPSSFFRSSRGLRQGDPPFPISVPFRHGSP is encoded by the coding sequence ATGGGGGAGGTGATTTCTGATTCTCAGCAAGCTTTCGTCCAAGGAAGACAGATTCTGGACGCCGTTCTTATTGCTAACGAAACCCTTGATTCTAGATTGAAAGACAACAAGTCGGGTCTCCTTCTTAAGATGGACATCGAGAAAGCTTTTGACCATGTCAATTGGGACTTTCTCATGGAGGTAATGTTCAAGATGGGATTTGGGCATAGATGGATTAATTGGATGAGATGGTGCTGCTCTACGGCAACCTTCTCGATCCTCATCAATGGGAGACCTTCGAGCTTCTTTCGTAGCTCTAGGGGATTGAGACAGGGGGACCCCCCTTTCCCCATATCTGTTCCTTTTCGCCATGGAAGTCCTTAG